One Ferribacterium limneticum genomic window, CGTACTCAGTCCGGCATCGCGGCCTTCCATTGAGGGGTTGATTGCGGCGCTGGATGAGTTTGATCGCGAGAATCCGATGCCGGAGCGCGAGCAGGTTGCCGCGCCCGATCAGCGCGAATCCTGGTAACGGAGTTTCAGATGCGTTTCATGCTTGATACCAACATTTGCATTTACGCGATCAAGAACCGGCCGGCTGAGGTGCTGCAGGCGTTGCGGGCGCATGAGGCGGCCGGTATCGGTGTGTCAAGTATTACCGTGGCCGAGTTGTTTTTCGGTGTCGAAAAAAGTGGCTCGGGAAAAAATCGTCTGGCCTTGCAACATTTTCTGGAACCGCTGGAGATCGCAGATTTCGATGTGGCTGCGGCGCAGGTATATGGCGCGGTAAGGCAGCAACTGGAGCTTGCCGGAACACCGATTGGCCCGCTGGATACGCAAATTGCAGCGCATGCCCTGTCGCTCGGGGTGACTCTGGTGAGCAATAACCTTCGGGAGTTTTCCCGGGTCAAGGCGTTGCAGGTTGAGAATTGGGTTGGCGTTTGAATATCCTTTTGCCCAACATAAGTTTAATGGTTTGATTTTTAGCCAAATTTTCCGGTTGACCGTAGCAATCAACGTTTTTTATAGGTGTGGATTTTCATGACCCAGATTCTCCCCGTCGTACTCTCCGGTGGTTCCGGCACGCGTCTGTGGCCGCTGTCCCGCGAGAAATACCCTAAGCAGTTGTTGCCGCTGGTCGGCGAACAATCGATGTTGCAAGCCACGGTAGCCCGTCTCGGTGGCCTGACCGACATGGCCGGGCCATTGCTCGTCTGCAACGAAGAGCATCGCTTCGTCGTCGCCGAACAAGTCCGCACCCTCGGTCTGCATGGTTCCGTCCTGCTTGAACCCTTCGGCCGCAACACTGCCCCGGCCCTCGCCCTGGCTGCCCTGTGGGCGGTGCGCGACGGCGAAGACCCGGTCCTCGTCGTCATGCCCGCCGACCACGACATCGCCGACGGTGCCGCCTTCCGTGACGCCGTCAGCCGCGCCGTTACGCTCGCCGCCACCGGCGTCACCGTCACCTTCGGCATCACCCCCGACTGCCCGGAAACCGGCTACGGCTACATCCAGCGCGGGCGGGCCCTGGCCGACGGCTCCGGCGGCTTCGCGCTAGCCCGCTTCGTCGAAAAACCCGACCGCCCGACTGCCGAAAGCTATCTCGATTCCGGCGACTACCTTTGGAACAGCGGTATCTTCGTCATGAAGGCCTCCGTCTGGATCACCGCCCTCGGCCTCTGTCGTCCGGACATCCTCGCCGCCTGCCAAAAGGCGCTCGCTGGTGGCAAGACCGACGGCGACTTCGTCCGCGTTGATGTTGAAGCCTTCAAAGCCTGCCCCTCCGACTCCATCGACTACGCCGTCATGGAACGCCTCACCACCGGCGGCGCCGGCCTGCCCAAAGCCGCCGTCATCCCGCTCACCGCCGGCTGGTCGGACGTCGGCGCCTGGGATGCCCTGTGGAAAGTCCTGCCCAAATGTGGTGAAGGCAACGCCACCCGCGGTGACGTCATGCTCGAAAACTGCCGCGACACCCTCGTCGTCTCGGAAGGTCGCCTCGTCGCCTGCATCGGCGTCAGCAACCTCGTCGTAGTTGAAACCGACGACGCTGTCCTCGTCGTCCATCACGACGCCACGCAAGACGTCAAAAAGATCGTCGACCGCCTCAAAGCCGACAAACGCAGCATCGCCCAATGGCACCGCAAGGTCTATCGCCCCTGGGGCTGGTACGACGGCGTCGATGCCGGCGAACGCTTCCAGGTCAAACGCATCGGCGTCAAACCGGGCGGCACCCTGTCACTGCAAATGCACCACCACCGCGCCGAACACTGGATCGTCGTCAGCGGCACGGCCCGTGTGACCAAGGGCGAAGAAACCTTCCTCGTCTCCGAGAACCAGTCAACCTACATCCCGCTCGGCGTCACCCACCGCCTGGAAAACCCCGGCATCGTGCCGCTCGAAATGATCGAGGTGCAGTCCGGAAGCTACCTGGGCGAGGACGATATCGTGCGCTTTGAGGATACTTACGGGCGCAGTTGAGGGGCGTTCTTCAGACTTGTAGTCTGAATGGACTATTGTCATAAAAGCTGCCTCAATTCACTATTCTTCCTGAATAATTATTGATTTTCAGAAAGCGTATCCCATGAAAAAAATCGTTACCGGTATGGCTCTTGCCATCGCTGCTGTTTCCGCCTTTGCTGCACCTGCGCCGTCCGCTTCGTTGACGACCTCTGGTGCAACGTTTGCCGAATTTACCGGCAGTACCGTTGGCAGCAACGACATCAATACCAATAACACACTGTTCTGGATGTACGAAGGCAGCAACCTTGGCTACAACAGTTACTTGCTGATGTTCGATCCGCTGTCTAGTGGTTCGATGGCTGGTTCCGTGACCTTCTCCGGCAATATCGCCTACGTCGCTTCGACGACTGTTGCGTTGGTCGGCACCGACTTCCTGTTCAGTAATCCGGGTGTGACGTACGACTGGAAGACCAACTCCGGTCTTGAGTCGAGCGATGCGCTCAGCGTTTCTGGCAATACGCTGACCCTGAGCTGGCGCGGTGCCAGCCCCGGCGACAATATCCGCGTGCTGACTGCCGTGCCGGAACCGGAAAGCTACGCGATGTTCCTGGCTGGTCTGGGCATCATCGGTGCCATGGTTCGCCGCAAGAACATCTGAGCGTAACGTTCAGCTTGCAGAATGCCGCCTTCGGGCGGCTTTTTTTCGTCCATAGGGAGTAATGACGTGGCAAAGGGAATGATTCTGGCTGCCGGCCAGGGAACGCGGGTTCGTCCATTGACCAAGGATTGGCCGAAGCCGATGGTACCGATTTTGGGCAAGCCGGTAATGGCGTACCTGATCGAGCATCTGGTGCGTTATGGCATCACCGATATCATGGTCAACGTGGCGTATCACCACAAAAAGATCGAAGAGTATTTCGGCGACGGCCGGCGCTGGGGCGCCAATATCGGCTATTCCTACGAGGGCGTCTGCGATCACGGCGATATTCTCCCCCGGCCCAAGGGCTCGGCTGGTGGCATGAAGGCGATTCAGGATTTCAGCGGTTTTTTTGACGAAACGACCTTGGTGATCTGTGGCGATGCCATCGTCGATCTCGATATCGGCGCGGCGTTGTTCGAGCACAAGAGCAAGGGCGCCCTGGCCAGCGTGGTGACGCTGGAAGTGCCTAACGATCAGGTGCAGAACTACGGCATCGTGGTGGCTGATGACGAGGGGAAGATCGAATCCTTTCAGGAAAAGCCGAAGCCGGCTGAGGCTAAATCCAACCTGGCGAGTACCGGCATCTACATTTTCGAGCCGCAGGTGCTGGATCTCGTGCCGTCGGGCGTCGAGTTCGACATCGGCAGCCAGTTGTTCCCGCTCATGGCGGAAAAGGGTTTCCCGTTCTACGCCCAGAGCCGGTTTTTTAACTGGATCGACATCGGTCGCGTAACCGACTACTGGTCGGTGCTGCAGCGCGTGCTGCGTGGCGAGGTGGCCGAGATGGATATGCCGGGCAAGGAGATCATGCCGGGTGTCTGGGTTGGCCCGAATGTCTCGATCAATTGGGATAGTTCGAAGATTGTCGGGCCGGTTTATATCGGTTCAAGTGTCAGGATCGAGCCTGGCTGCTCGGTTATCGGCCCGGCCTGGATCGGCCATGGCAGCCATCTGCGCCAAGGTGCCAAGGTGATTCGCAGCGTGCTGTTCGAGTACACACGTATCGGCGAGGGCATGGAGTTCTCCGAGATGATCGTTTCGCCCCGCTATTGCGTAGACCGCGCCGGTGACACAACCTATGTCGGCGATGACCGCTGCAAATTGCGCTGGGGCGATTCGCGGGGGTGATCTCGGGGATGATATGAATGTACAGCGCACGACGACGAAACAGGCTTTGGTGCGCAGCCGTTTCTGGCTGGCTGTGGGGTTGCTGGGCGTGTCTGCGCTGTTCGTTCTGGGGGCACAACCTTTCGCGGTAGGGATTATCCCTTCGCCATTCGACAAGCTGGCGCATGCGCTGGTGTTCGGTGCTTTGTTTCTGGTGCTGGATAGTGCGCTGGCATTGCCGCTCTGGTTGGTTTTGATGATTCCTTTGCTGATTTCAGCCGCCGATGAATTTCATCAGCTTTTCTTGCCGGGCCGCCAGCCGGGTCTGGCTGATTGGTGGGCAGGCTTGTGCGGGGTTGTGCTGGCCGCCTGCTGGCGTCATTTCCGCCGCTGACCGAGCGAGTTTGGCCTAGCCAAAGTTGTAGTTGGTTTCAGGCAGTCCGTTGTTGGTAATGTCTTCAAGTTTGCCGACGGCCTGGGCGCGATTGCTGACGTTGATTTTCTTGAAAATCCGTTGCAGGTGGTTTTTTACCGTGAATGAGCTGATGTCGAGGATCATGCCGATTTCAATATTGGTCTTGCCGCTGCGTACCCATTCCAGAATCTCGATTTCACGTGTGCTGAGGCCGGACTTGATCAGGGAATTGATCAGCGTGGGAGCGGTGACCTGCTCGGGCTCATAGATCGGCAGGCCATCTGTTTTCCGGACGGCAGCGTCAACATGGGGAAGGAGCAATTCGAAGAGTCTTCTTTCCTGCTCGCTAAAGCTGCCATCCCGCCTGAGCAGGATGTACAGATGATCCGCCTTGAAGCGGGTGTCCGGAATTGCATGGAATAAAATGTGTTTCATTTCATGTAATTCTGATTTAAGAAATATTGCATCAATATTACTGTCACTTATGCTCGATATAGTGGCCGATGTGACCCGGCCGGATCCGGCGATCCAATGCTGGTGAACTCCTTTTCTGAAGTCACGAATGGTGCTGTGCAGAGGCTTAGCACTACGTATTCCGGGGATGGCCGAAACAATGTCACAGTGGTAGGTCTCACCACCGATCGCGCCGCTGAAGCAGATGAGAACGTCATGCTGTATGGCTTCCTGGAAGTCACCCTGTAGCCATAGAAAGAGCTGAAAGTGGCTCTGGATGGACAACGAGTTATGCATGATCCGGACTATCAGTTCAGGATCGAATTTTGGCTGGCTGGATGCCATAGTGACTGGTGTGTATCCATGGGTTGGAGTCCGCATTATGCGATGGTCGTTTTTTTTGTAATGTCGACTATTTCACGAATAATAAAAATGTTGCAGTG contains:
- a CDS encoding VanZ family protein codes for the protein MNVQRTTTKQALVRSRFWLAVGLLGVSALFVLGAQPFAVGIIPSPFDKLAHALVFGALFLVLDSALALPLWLVLMIPLLISAADEFHQLFLPGRQPGLADWWAGLCGVVLAACWRHFRR
- the epsA gene encoding XrtB/PEP-CTERM-associated transcriptional regulator EpsA, with amino-acid sequence MASSQPKFDPELIVRIMHNSLSIQSHFQLFLWLQGDFQEAIQHDVLICFSGAIGGETYHCDIVSAIPGIRSAKPLHSTIRDFRKGVHQHWIAGSGRVTSATISSISDSNIDAIFLKSELHEMKHILFHAIPDTRFKADHLYILLRRDGSFSEQERRLFELLLPHVDAAVRKTDGLPIYEPEQVTAPTLINSLIKSGLSTREIEILEWVRSGKTNIEIGMILDISSFTVKNHLQRIFKKINVSNRAQAVGKLEDITNNGLPETNYNFG
- the vapC gene encoding type II toxin-antitoxin system tRNA(fMet)-specific endonuclease VapC, giving the protein MRFMLDTNICIYAIKNRPAEVLQALRAHEAAGIGVSSITVAELFFGVEKSGSGKNRLALQHFLEPLEIADFDVAAAQVYGAVRQQLELAGTPIGPLDTQIAAHALSLGVTLVSNNLREFSRVKALQVENWVGV
- a CDS encoding FxDxF family PEP-CTERM protein, which encodes MKKIVTGMALAIAAVSAFAAPAPSASLTTSGATFAEFTGSTVGSNDINTNNTLFWMYEGSNLGYNSYLLMFDPLSSGSMAGSVTFSGNIAYVASTTVALVGTDFLFSNPGVTYDWKTNSGLESSDALSVSGNTLTLSWRGASPGDNIRVLTAVPEPESYAMFLAGLGIIGAMVRRKNI
- a CDS encoding sugar phosphate nucleotidyltransferase, whose translation is MAKGMILAAGQGTRVRPLTKDWPKPMVPILGKPVMAYLIEHLVRYGITDIMVNVAYHHKKIEEYFGDGRRWGANIGYSYEGVCDHGDILPRPKGSAGGMKAIQDFSGFFDETTLVICGDAIVDLDIGAALFEHKSKGALASVVTLEVPNDQVQNYGIVVADDEGKIESFQEKPKPAEAKSNLASTGIYIFEPQVLDLVPSGVEFDIGSQLFPLMAEKGFPFYAQSRFFNWIDIGRVTDYWSVLQRVLRGEVAEMDMPGKEIMPGVWVGPNVSINWDSSKIVGPVYIGSSVRIEPGCSVIGPAWIGHGSHLRQGAKVIRSVLFEYTRIGEGMEFSEMIVSPRYCVDRAGDTTYVGDDRCKLRWGDSRG
- a CDS encoding mannose-1-phosphate guanylyltransferase/mannose-6-phosphate isomerase, whose protein sequence is MTQILPVVLSGGSGTRLWPLSREKYPKQLLPLVGEQSMLQATVARLGGLTDMAGPLLVCNEEHRFVVAEQVRTLGLHGSVLLEPFGRNTAPALALAALWAVRDGEDPVLVVMPADHDIADGAAFRDAVSRAVTLAATGVTVTFGITPDCPETGYGYIQRGRALADGSGGFALARFVEKPDRPTAESYLDSGDYLWNSGIFVMKASVWITALGLCRPDILAACQKALAGGKTDGDFVRVDVEAFKACPSDSIDYAVMERLTTGGAGLPKAAVIPLTAGWSDVGAWDALWKVLPKCGEGNATRGDVMLENCRDTLVVSEGRLVACIGVSNLVVVETDDAVLVVHHDATQDVKKIVDRLKADKRSIAQWHRKVYRPWGWYDGVDAGERFQVKRIGVKPGGTLSLQMHHHRAEHWIVVSGTARVTKGEETFLVSENQSTYIPLGVTHRLENPGIVPLEMIEVQSGSYLGEDDIVRFEDTYGRS
- a CDS encoding antitoxin, whose translation is MQTAKLFQNGRSQAVRLPKAFRFEGVSEVRIERDGDRVVLSPASRPSIEGLIAALDEFDRENPMPEREQVAAPDQRESW